From the genome of Vicia villosa cultivar HV-30 ecotype Madison, WI linkage group LG2, Vvil1.0, whole genome shotgun sequence, one region includes:
- the LOC131646728 gene encoding phosphoserine aminotransferase 2, chloroplastic-like has protein sequence MSISMATSPHTRLLHNTTIFNHPTKNNNNKLLSFSFKPICATQSHATHPPSLHTQPQHDRVFNFAAGPATLPENVLLKAQSELYNWNGSGMSVMEMSHRGKEFLSIIQKAESDLRTLLQIPSDYSVLFLQGGATTQFAALPLNLCTPKDTVDYIVTGSWGDKAVKEAQKYCNPKVIWSGKSEKYTKIPSFHDFQQNPDARYLHICANETIHGVEFKDSNYPNPENATGILVADMSSNFCSKPVDVSKFGVIYAGAQKNVGPSGVTIVIIRKDLIGNAQSFTPVMLDYKIHDENSSLYNTPPCYGIYMCGLVFEDLLKQGGLKEVEKNNKRKAQILFDAIDESKGFYRCPVEKSVRSLMNVPFTLEKQELEGEFVKEAAKEKMVQLKGHRSVGGMRASIYNAMTMAGVEKLVAFMKDFQAKHA, from the coding sequence ATGAGTATATCAATGGCAACCTCACCTCACACTCGTCTCCTCCACAACACCACCATCTTCAACCACCccaccaaaaacaacaacaacaagcttCTCTCTTTCTCCTTCAAACCCATCTGCGCCACCCAATCCCACGCCACCCACCCTCCATCTCTCCACACCCAACCCCAACATGACCGCGTCTTCAACTTCGCCGCCGGCCCCGCCACCTTACCCGAAAACGTCCTCCTCAAAGCCCAATCCGAGCTCTACAACTGGAACGGATCCGGCATGAGCGTCATGGAAATGAGTCACAGAGGCAAAGAGTTTCTCTCCATAATCCAAAAAGCCGAATCAGATCTACGTACCCTTTTACAGATCCCATCTGATTACTCCGTCCTATTCCTCCAAGGCGGCGCCACCACCCAATTCGCCGCCTTGCCTTTAAACCTCTGCACCCCAAAGGACACCGTTGATTACATCGTTACCGGCTCCTGGGGTGACAAAGCAGTTAAGGAAGCACAAAAGTATTGTAACCCCAAAGTAATCTGGTCTGGGAAATCCGAAAAGTATACAAAAATTCCGTCTTTTCATGATTTTCAACAAAACCCAGATGCTAGATATTTGCATATATGCGCAAATGAAACTATTCATGGAGTTGAGTTTAAGGATAGTAATTACCCTAACCCTGAAAATGCTACTGGGATTTTGGTTGCTGATATGTCTTCAAATTTCTGTTCAAAGCCTGTTGATGTATCTAAATTTGGAGTTATTTATGCTGGGGCTCAGAAAAATGTAGGACCCTCTGGTGTAACAATTGTGATCATAAGAAAAGATTTGATTGGGAATGCTCAAAGTTTTACTCCTGTGATGCTTGATTACAAGATACATGATGAAAACAGTTCACTTTATAACACTCCTCCTTGTTATGGTATTTACATGTGTGGTTTGGTTTTTGAGGATCTTTTGAAACAAGGTGGTTTGAAGGAGGTTGAGAAGAATAACAAGAGGAAAGCTCAGATTCTGTTTGATGCTATTGATGAGAGTAAGGGGTTTTATAGGTGTCCTGTGGAGAAATCTGTGAGGTCTTTGATGAATGTGCCGTTTACTTTGGAGAAACAGGAATTGGAGGGTGAGTTTGTTAAGGAAGCTGCTAAGGAAAAGATGGTTCAACTTAAGGGACATAGGTCTGTTGGTGGTATGAGAGCTTCTATATATAATGCTATGACGATGGCTGGAGTTGAGAAGTTGGTTGCTTTCATGAAAGATTTTCAGGCCAAGCATGCTTAG
- the LOC131649926 gene encoding uncharacterized protein LOC131649926, with product MEKPPTLDLYDGTTDPDDHIRSIEAVMDYHVVRGSIKCRIFPTTLKKGAMTWYRNLPPNSIHSWAELKKLFSNHFTASRRQPKSEATLEAVIQGTDEPLREYLDRFNKEAVQVQTTDHMKRYLLEQGLLPGSDFKKAIKIE from the coding sequence ATGGAGAAACCTCCAACCCTGGACCTTTACGACGGGACCACAGACCCCGACGatcatattcggagcatcgaggCCGTCATGGACTACCACGTGGTCCGAGGGTCCATCAAATGTCGGATCTTTCCGACCACCCTCAAAAAGGGAGCAATGACCTGGTACAGAAATCTTCCTCCCAACTCCATCCACTCTTGGGCAGAACTCAAGAAGCTCTTCTCCAACCACTTCACGGCCTCTCGCCGACAACCAAAATCTGAAGCGACACTCGAAGCTGTCATCCAGGGTACCGACGAACCTCTCCGAGAGTATCTCGAtaggttcaacaaagaagccgtCCAAGTCCAGACGACTGACCATATGAAAAGGTATCTCCTCGAACAAGGACTCCTCCCGGGGAGCGACTTCAAGAAGGCGATCAAAATTGAGTAA